Proteins encoded within one genomic window of Conchiformibius steedae:
- the tmk gene encoding dTMP kinase yields the protein MNAKFITLDGIDGAGKTTQLDVIRQWFERQKLPVRFTREPGGTPLGENLRQLLLDPNTHAHIRTETLLMFAARQQHLQDVILPTLATGTHIVCDRFTDATFAYQGGGRGVPADDIALLEQWVQGNFRPDLTILLDIPIDLSQQRLEQSRDKDRFERESPQFFHAVRQSYLQRAAAAPERYAIIDSSRDKALVRNEIEAVLDKLFAA from the coding sequence ATGAACGCCAAATTCATTACTTTAGACGGCATTGACGGCGCAGGAAAAACCACCCAATTAGACGTTATCCGCCAATGGTTTGAACGCCAAAAACTGCCCGTGCGTTTTACCCGTGAACCGGGTGGCACGCCCCTAGGCGAAAACCTGCGCCAACTGCTGCTTGACCCTAATACCCACGCCCATATCCGCACTGAAACCCTATTGATGTTCGCCGCCCGCCAACAGCATTTGCAAGACGTGATTCTGCCCACGCTGGCAACAGGCACACATATTGTCTGCGACCGTTTTACCGATGCCACATTTGCCTACCAAGGCGGCGGACGCGGCGTGCCTGCTGACGACATCGCCCTATTAGAACAATGGGTACAAGGCAATTTCCGTCCCGATTTAACCATTCTGCTGGATATTCCGATAGACCTGTCCCAACAACGCCTTGAACAAAGCCGCGACAAAGACCGTTTTGAGCGCGAATCCCCCCAATTTTTCCATGCCGTGCGCCAAAGCTATCTGCAACGCGCCGCCGCTGCCCCCGAACGCTACGCCATTATCGACAGCAGCCGCGACAAAGCCCTTGTCCGCAACGAGATAGAAGCCGTGTTGGATAAACTGTTTGCCGCTTAA
- a CDS encoding L-threonylcarbamoyladenylate synthase, which yields MAQFFAIHPDNPQERLIKQAVNMIHNGGVVVYPTDSCYALGCELGNKDAMERILRIRGIDQKHHLTLMCADLAELGTYAKVDNVAFRLLKALTPGSYTFILPATKEVPNRTLHPKRKTIGLRVPDNAVALALLRELGAPMLSCTLMLPEDDEPPTDPYEIRDRLEHSVDLVIDGGWCGTDPTTVVDMTDGIELIRAGKGDVSRLGL from the coding sequence ATGGCACAATTTTTCGCCATTCATCCCGATAATCCGCAAGAACGTTTGATTAAACAAGCGGTGAATATGATTCACAATGGCGGCGTGGTGGTGTATCCCACTGATTCGTGTTATGCCTTGGGCTGCGAATTGGGAAATAAAGACGCGATGGAACGGATTTTACGCATTCGCGGTATAGACCAAAAACACCATTTGACTTTAATGTGCGCTGATTTGGCGGAGTTGGGAACGTATGCCAAGGTGGATAATGTGGCGTTCCGCTTGTTGAAAGCGCTTACCCCCGGTAGTTATACCTTTATTTTGCCTGCAACCAAAGAAGTCCCCAACCGCACCTTGCACCCCAAACGCAAAACCATTGGTTTGCGTGTGCCTGATAATGCGGTGGCATTGGCACTGTTGCGTGAATTGGGTGCGCCCATGTTGTCGTGTACGCTGATGTTGCCCGAAGATGACGAACCGCCAACCGACCCTTACGAAATCCGCGACCGTTTGGAACACAGCGTGGATTTGGTGATAGATGGCGGCTGGTGTGGCACAGACCCCACCACCGTGGTGGACATGACAGATGGCATTGAACTGATACGCGCAGGCAAGGGCGATGTGTCGCGCTTGGGTTTGTAA
- a CDS encoding copper chaperone PCu(A)C produces MFKPVLCALLLCAAPAYAVSPAKANTQDVRVSDAYARPTVAGQSQGGAFLRLHNPSTRAQTLLSAETPIAARTELHTHIHENGVMKMRQIKGIRIPAQGTVVLEPGGLHLMFFDLKHTLEVGKSFPVKLKFDTGRSQTVTVTVRPLEKNKTQGHHHHH; encoded by the coding sequence ATGTTCAAACCCGTATTGTGCGCGTTGCTGCTGTGTGCTGCGCCTGCGTATGCTGTTTCCCCAGCCAAAGCCAACACGCAAGATGTGCGCGTAAGCGATGCTTATGCGCGTCCTACGGTGGCAGGACAGAGTCAGGGTGGAGCGTTTTTGCGCCTGCATAATCCCAGTACACGCGCCCAAACTTTGCTGTCTGCCGAAACCCCGATTGCGGCGCGTACCGAGCTGCACACCCATATCCATGAAAATGGCGTAATGAAAATGCGCCAAATCAAAGGCATCCGCATTCCTGCGCAAGGCACGGTGGTGCTGGAACCGGGTGGCTTGCACCTGATGTTTTTTGATTTGAAACACACGCTGGAAGTGGGAAAAAGTTTCCCTGTGAAGCTGAAGTTTGATACAGGGCGCAGCCAAACCGTTACCGTAACCGTACGTCCTTTGGAAAAAAACAAAACACAAGGGCATCACCACCATCATTAA
- a CDS encoding ABC transporter substrate-binding protein has translation MHIKPTPAFLLLATVLGLAACGGGNQNTQTPAASGNAATSNPADKQEITINNGAEPESLDPHKIGGVPESNLLRQMLVGLTTTDNDGKTIPGIAEKWESADNKVWTFHLRDAKWSNGDPVTAEDFVYSMRRLTDPATASPYSSYLADVGVVNAQEVMDGKAKPDTLGVKAIDAKTLEITLKEPAPFFPDTLIHSSVKPVHKATVEKHGDKWTQPENFVGNGAYLPKSWTVNDRIVLERNPQYYDDANTKINRVTFLAITQATTDMDRFKAGEVDVTYNDVPNQQFKQIKAEMGDQLKVSPFLCTYYYEFNHTKAPFDNAKVRKALALTFDRDLFAEKVVGRGETPAYQFTPTATQGMNNFTPEWKSWDKAKRVEEAKKLLAEAGYSESNPLKFELLYNTSENHKTNAVAAAQLWKEALGFVDVTLNNQEWKTYLDTRRKQNHQMARGGWCADYNEASTFLNTFKSTSSSNYGKYSSAEFDGLIAKTLGSDVTPEQRGELYKQAEAVLDKDAATIFVYHYVSPRLVKPYVIGYSAKDPMDNFQVKNWSIAQH, from the coding sequence ATGCACATCAAACCTACCCCTGCTTTTTTGCTGTTGGCAACCGTATTGGGCTTGGCTGCCTGCGGCGGCGGTAATCAAAACACGCAAACCCCTGCTGCTTCCGGCAACGCCGCTACCAGCAATCCTGCTGACAAACAAGAAATTACCATTAACAATGGCGCAGAACCCGAATCGCTTGACCCGCATAAAATTGGTGGCGTACCTGAATCCAATCTGTTGCGCCAAATGTTGGTGGGTTTGACCACCACCGATAATGATGGCAAAACCATTCCGGGTATCGCCGAAAAATGGGAAAGTGCCGACAATAAAGTGTGGACCTTTCACCTGCGCGATGCCAAATGGAGCAATGGCGACCCCGTTACCGCCGAAGATTTTGTCTATTCCATGCGCCGTTTGACCGACCCCGCCACCGCTTCGCCATATTCCAGCTATTTGGCAGATGTGGGCGTGGTGAATGCGCAAGAAGTGATGGACGGTAAAGCCAAGCCCGACACCTTGGGTGTAAAAGCCATTGATGCCAAAACCCTTGAAATTACCTTAAAAGAGCCTGCGCCTTTCTTCCCTGATACGTTGATTCACTCATCTGTGAAGCCCGTGCATAAAGCCACCGTAGAAAAACACGGCGACAAATGGACACAGCCTGAAAACTTTGTCGGCAACGGCGCGTATCTGCCTAAATCATGGACGGTAAACGACCGCATTGTTTTGGAACGCAATCCGCAGTATTACGATGATGCCAACACCAAAATCAACCGCGTAACGTTCTTGGCGATTACCCAAGCCACCACCGATATGGACCGCTTTAAAGCAGGCGAAGTAGATGTTACTTATAATGATGTGCCTAATCAGCAGTTTAAGCAAATTAAAGCCGAAATGGGCGACCAGTTGAAAGTTTCGCCGTTTTTGTGTACCTATTATTACGAGTTTAACCACACCAAAGCACCGTTTGACAATGCCAAAGTACGCAAGGCGTTGGCATTGACTTTTGACCGTGATTTGTTTGCTGAAAAAGTGGTGGGTCGTGGCGAAACACCTGCTTATCAGTTTACCCCCACTGCCACGCAGGGCATGAACAACTTTACCCCCGAATGGAAATCGTGGGACAAAGCCAAGCGTGTAGAAGAAGCGAAAAAACTGCTTGCCGAAGCAGGTTACAGCGAGTCCAATCCTTTGAAATTTGAGCTGTTGTATAACACCAGCGAAAACCACAAAACCAATGCGGTGGCAGCGGCGCAGCTGTGGAAAGAAGCTTTGGGCTTTGTGGACGTTACCTTGAACAATCAGGAATGGAAAACCTATTTGGATACGCGCCGCAAACAAAATCATCAAATGGCGCGCGGCGGCTGGTGTGCGGATTACAACGAGGCTTCTACTTTCTTGAATACGTTTAAATCCACCAGTTCCAGCAATTACGGTAAATACAGCAGCGCGGAATTTGATGGTTTGATTGCCAAAACTTTGGGCAGCGATGTAACGCCCGAACAACGCGGCGAACTGTACAAACAGGCAGAAGCGGTGTTGGATAAAGATGCGGCAACGATTTTTGTGTATCACTATGTGTCGCCGCGTTTGGTTAAACCGTATGTGATTGGTTATTCGGCTAAAGACCCGATGGATAATTTCCAAGTGAAAAACTGGTCTATTGCACAACATTAA
- the oppB gene encoding oligopeptide ABC transporter permease OppB — MLKLIIRRLLEAVPTLLVLITVSFFMMRLAPGSPFTGERNLPPAVLANIEAKYHLNDPMWLQYLNYLKQLAQGDFGPSFKYKDHSVNELLAQALPVSVEIGIYAFVIALLLGVTLGVLAALRQNSATDYTLMTLAMTGVVIPSFVKAPLMVLVFAVTLKWFPAGGWNGGAWMNLVLPVAALSMAYVASISRIMRGSMIEVMNSPFIRTARAKGLPMRYIVFKHALRPALLPVISYLGPAFVGIITGSIVIETIFGLPGIGQLFVNGALNRDYGMVLSLTILVGVLTIAFNALVDILYAVIDPKIRY; from the coding sequence ATGCTGAAATTGATTATACGGCGGCTACTGGAAGCCGTACCGACTTTGCTGGTGTTGATTACGGTATCGTTTTTTATGATGCGCTTGGCACCAGGTAGTCCGTTTACAGGCGAACGCAACCTGCCGCCTGCGGTGTTGGCAAATATTGAAGCCAAATACCATTTAAATGACCCGATGTGGCTACAGTATTTAAATTATTTAAAACAATTGGCGCAAGGCGATTTTGGACCATCGTTTAAATATAAAGACCATTCGGTAAACGAGCTGTTGGCGCAGGCTTTGCCCGTGTCGGTGGAAATCGGTATATATGCGTTTGTGATTGCGCTGCTGCTGGGGGTAACGTTGGGCGTGTTGGCGGCGTTGCGGCAAAACTCTGCCACCGATTACACACTGATGACGCTGGCAATGACAGGGGTCGTGATTCCCAGCTTTGTGAAAGCACCGCTGATGGTGCTGGTGTTTGCGGTAACGCTGAAATGGTTTCCCGCAGGTGGTTGGAACGGCGGCGCGTGGATGAATTTGGTGTTGCCTGTGGCGGCGTTGTCGATGGCGTATGTGGCGAGTATTTCGCGGATTATGCGCGGTTCCATGATTGAAGTGATGAACAGTCCGTTTATCCGTACGGCGCGGGCAAAAGGTTTGCCGATGCGCTATATTGTGTTCAAACACGCACTGCGTCCCGCGCTATTGCCTGTGATTTCCTATTTAGGACCTGCGTTTGTGGGGATTATCACGGGTTCCATTGTGATTGAAACCATTTTTGGCTTACCAGGTATCGGACAACTGTTTGTAAACGGCGCACTCAACCGCGATTATGGCATGGTATTAAGCCTGACCATTTTGGTGGGCGTGCTGACCATTGCGTTTAATGCGCTGGTGGACATTCTATATGCGGTAATTGACCCGAAAATCCGTTATTAA
- a CDS encoding M16 family metallopeptidase, with amino-acid sequence MVRYLPQKLFALLVTACAVAQAVDIQRWKTADGAQVLLVERRELPMVDVAVLFKGAGSAADPVGKDNTASAAASMLVLGNRDWNEEQISEKINDLGASLSGSASSGYASFRMRSLSHPDKLQAASDIFAQSLASPRFDATILQRIKNRAALALQQSEQYPGFLASRALERLNYPDHPYGKSAFQTVEKIQAVQSKDLHDFYRKHYARSNAIIAIVGDIGRERAARLADELLQPLPARPAADTRLPPVRVRGGQFEHLPYPHNQQTIIQMGLPVLKADDPDYFAMLVGNYILGGGGFDSRLMKVLRDQHGYTYGAGSSLSPYIEAGPLEISFATERKNGRAALKAAQKVLADFVAQGPNEEELKQAKAYITGSFPLRFDTNGKLLGHLISAAYYNRPDNWLDTYNSKINALDSETIKHAWQKHIRPEQMNVVVVGGAKKGEF; translated from the coding sequence ATGGTGCGCTATCTGCCTCAAAAACTGTTTGCTTTGCTGGTGACTGCGTGCGCGGTGGCGCAGGCTGTGGATATCCAACGCTGGAAAACCGCAGACGGCGCACAGGTGCTGTTGGTGGAACGCCGTGAACTGCCGATGGTGGATGTAGCGGTTTTGTTTAAAGGCGCGGGTTCGGCTGCCGACCCTGTAGGCAAAGACAATACCGCCAGCGCCGCCGCATCTATGCTGGTGTTGGGCAACCGCGATTGGAATGAAGAGCAGATTTCCGAAAAAATCAACGATTTGGGCGCGAGTTTGTCGGGGAGTGCCTCATCTGGTTACGCATCGTTCCGTATGCGCAGCCTCAGCCACCCCGACAAACTGCAAGCTGCCAGTGATATTTTTGCCCAATCGCTGGCTTCCCCCCGTTTTGACGCCACTATTTTGCAACGCATCAAAAACCGTGCTGCGCTGGCATTGCAGCAAAGCGAACAATATCCGGGGTTTCTCGCTTCCCGCGCCCTTGAGCGTCTGAACTATCCCGACCACCCCTATGGCAAAAGCGCATTTCAAACCGTAGAAAAAATCCAAGCTGTTCAAAGCAAGGATTTGCATGATTTTTATCGCAAACATTATGCGCGAAGCAATGCCATTATCGCCATTGTTGGCGACATCGGGCGCGAACGTGCTGCGCGTTTGGCAGATGAATTATTACAGCCGCTGCCTGCCCGCCCTGCTGCCGATACGCGCTTGCCGCCTGTGCGTGTGCGCGGTGGACAATTTGAACATCTGCCCTATCCGCACAATCAGCAGACCATTATTCAAATGGGTTTGCCCGTATTAAAAGCAGACGACCCCGATTATTTCGCCATGCTGGTGGGGAACTATATTTTAGGTGGTGGCGGTTTTGACAGCCGTTTGATGAAAGTATTGCGCGACCAACACGGTTACACCTACGGCGCAGGCAGCAGTTTGTCGCCCTATATTGAAGCAGGACCGCTGGAAATTTCCTTTGCCACCGAGCGCAAAAACGGACGCGCCGCGCTGAAAGCCGCGCAAAAAGTGCTGGCGGATTTTGTCGCACAAGGACCTAATGAAGAAGAATTAAAACAAGCAAAAGCCTATATTACAGGCAGTTTTCCGCTGCGTTTTGACACCAATGGCAAGCTGCTGGGACATTTAATCAGCGCAGCCTATTACAACCGCCCCGATAACTGGCTGGATACCTACAACAGTAAAATCAATGCCTTGGATAGTGAAACCATTAAACACGCTTGGCAAAAACACATCCGCCCCGAGCAAATGAATGTCGTAGTGGTAGGTGGTGCGAAAAAAGGCGAGTTCTAA
- a CDS encoding CreA family protein, translating into MKKITLLAAVLLLAACGKNTDKIGEADTVFHLLGKNDRIEIEAFDDPDVKGVACYLSYAKKGGLKETVNLEEDTSYFSVSCAQTAPAIEYNEQTVAKPSKVFKRSASFAFKTMQIIRYYDSKRHTFSYMVYSDRVIEGSPKNSISAISCHSGVPADARRLLENRPNAKIVGSCVVEGAAA; encoded by the coding sequence ATGAAAAAAATTACCCTATTGGCTGCCGTGTTATTGCTGGCAGCTTGCGGCAAAAATACCGACAAAATCGGCGAAGCCGACACCGTTTTTCACCTGCTGGGCAAAAACGACCGCATTGAAATTGAAGCCTTTGACGACCCCGATGTGAAAGGCGTGGCGTGCTATCTTTCCTATGCCAAAAAAGGTGGTTTAAAAGAAACCGTTAATTTAGAAGAAGATACCAGCTATTTTTCCGTATCCTGCGCCCAAACCGCGCCCGCGATTGAATACAACGAACAAACCGTTGCCAAGCCCAGCAAAGTGTTTAAACGCAGTGCCAGTTTTGCCTTTAAAACTATGCAGATTATCCGCTACTACGACAGCAAACGCCACACTTTCAGCTATATGGTGTACAGCGACCGCGTGATTGAAGGTTCGCCGAAAAACTCAATCAGTGCAATCTCTTGCCATAGCGGTGTGCCTGCCGATGCCCGTCGTTTGTTGGAAAACCGCCCCAACGCCAAAATTGTTGGCTCGTGCGTGGTAGAGGGCGCAGCCGCATGA
- the hisI gene encoding phosphoribosyl-AMP cyclohydrolase: MNADALIDAVKWNADGLVCAVAQDFETKKVLMLAWMNAEALRRTAETGFAHYYSRSRQAQWKKGEQSGHVQQVHEMYLDCDGDAIVMLIRQHGGIACHTGRESCFYRVWRNGEWQNNLPVLKPADEIY; this comes from the coding sequence ATGAATGCCGATGCCCTGATTGATGCCGTCAAATGGAATGCGGACGGTTTGGTGTGCGCTGTTGCCCAAGATTTTGAAACCAAAAAAGTTTTGATGTTGGCATGGATGAACGCCGAAGCCCTGCGCCGCACCGCCGAAACAGGTTTCGCCCACTATTACAGCCGTTCCCGCCAAGCCCAATGGAAAAAAGGCGAACAATCAGGGCATGTGCAGCAAGTACATGAAATGTATTTAGATTGTGACGGCGATGCCATTGTGATGCTGATTCGTCAGCATGGCGGCATTGCCTGCCACACAGGGCGTGAAAGTTGTTTTTACCGTGTATGGCGCAACGGTGAATGGCAGAACAACTTGCCTGTGCTGAAACCTGCTGATGAAATCTATTGA
- a CDS encoding phosphoribosyl-ATP diphosphatase produces MSSEILPALADLLEQRKHADAQSSYTAKLLQGSTDKILKKVIEEAGEVLMAAKDGDREHLIYETADLWFHSMVLLAQQGIRVESVLAELARRQGVSGLAEKAARQHAE; encoded by the coding sequence ATGAGTAGCGAGATTCTGCCCGCTTTGGCGGATTTGTTAGAACAACGCAAACATGCCGATGCCCAATCGTCTTACACCGCCAAATTATTGCAAGGCAGCACCGACAAAATCCTCAAAAAAGTGATTGAAGAAGCAGGCGAAGTGCTGATGGCAGCCAAAGATGGCGACCGCGAACATCTGATTTACGAAACCGCCGATTTATGGTTTCACAGCATGGTTTTACTGGCGCAGCAGGGCATTCGTGTAGAAAGCGTGTTGGCAGAATTGGCGCGGCGGCAGGGCGTATCGGGTTTGGCGGAAAAAGCCGCACGCCAACATGCTGAATAA
- a CDS encoding glycosyltransferase family 2 protein, whose product MTSSVLPISATVLTKNSERHLVRVLNALRGFDEVVVLDNGSQDNTLAIAGEYANVSIHHHVFEGFGKLKNRAAAQARNGWIMNIDSDEIVSDELMQSLQRIDFSEINKIYTVSRLNHYRGRPIRGCGWYPDMVPRLYHRSHTAFSDVPVHERIEIQNDSQLTALSGELLHYSYNGAGELLAKMQFYSDLYAERYRGKKSATTAQAVAHGAFAFLKSYVFKKGFLYGGDGWVISASVAANSYYKYVKLKEANEQPKP is encoded by the coding sequence ATGACTTCGTCCGTTTTGCCTATCAGTGCCACAGTATTAACCAAAAATTCCGAACGCCATTTGGTGCGCGTACTCAATGCCTTGCGTGGTTTTGATGAAGTGGTGGTGCTGGACAACGGCTCGCAGGACAATACTTTGGCAATTGCCGGCGAATATGCCAATGTTTCTATACATCATCATGTTTTTGAAGGATTTGGCAAGCTGAAAAATCGGGCAGCGGCTCAAGCCCGCAACGGTTGGATTATGAACATCGACAGCGATGAAATCGTCAGCGATGAATTAATGCAGTCCTTGCAAAGAATTGATTTTTCAGAAATAAATAAAATTTATACCGTGTCACGTTTAAACCATTACCGTGGTCGTCCCATTCGCGGCTGCGGTTGGTATCCCGATATGGTGCCGCGCCTGTATCACCGCAGCCATACCGCATTTTCTGATGTACCTGTGCATGAACGCATTGAAATTCAAAATGATAGCCAATTAACCGCTTTATCGGGCGAATTGCTGCACTATTCTTATAACGGTGCAGGCGAACTGCTTGCCAAAATGCAGTTTTACAGTGATTTGTACGCCGAGCGTTATCGTGGCAAAAAATCCGCCACCACTGCCCAAGCCGTTGCCCATGGTGCATTTGCCTTTTTAAAAAGCTATGTTTTCAAAAAAGGTTTTTTATACGGTGGCGACGGTTGGGTGATTTCTGCTTCAGTGGCTGCCAATTCCTATTATAAATATGTTAAATTAAAAGAAGCCAACGAACAGCCCAAGCCATAA
- a CDS encoding porin, whose product MKKTLIALTLAALPVASMAEVVLYGQIKGGVEVTKEKDVKGTVTNIVDYGSRIGFKGQEQLSDNLKAIWQLEQKVDIAGGAAGTKVVTNVAKNETAGVNGFGTRNSFVGLEGGFGQVKAGYFHNPVGELNGELDVWEYNSDAAGLGFFTRGNDVVKRRVAVQYTTPDMGGFTAKAYVSPSDNNRMDDQNSASGNGADNKRVDRPVYGASASYQQPGGGFFADVAGTAVKRGAGNVELVAREADPNKKVSAKHKYGYQALAQAGFRNDNLTAGLAYQYSQNVDGKIGDTSDRGTEYLARFHEVAATAAYTINDAVTVKGSAAYGFNAKIFDTADNTLTKDKGVKYVQGVLGADYHLSKRTQLNSQIGYIQYGRKEDKDAIGTIGVGVKHKF is encoded by the coding sequence ATGAAAAAAACTCTGATCGCGCTCACTTTGGCAGCTCTGCCTGTTGCTTCTATGGCTGAAGTCGTTCTGTACGGCCAAATCAAAGGCGGTGTAGAAGTTACCAAAGAAAAAGACGTCAAAGGCACTGTAACCAATATCGTGGACTACGGTTCGCGCATTGGCTTCAAGGGTCAAGAACAATTGTCTGACAACTTGAAAGCTATTTGGCAATTAGAGCAAAAAGTGGATATTGCTGGTGGCGCAGCTGGTACAAAAGTGGTTACTAATGTCGCTAAAAACGAAACTGCAGGTGTAAACGGTTTTGGTACCCGTAATTCGTTTGTTGGTTTGGAAGGTGGCTTCGGTCAAGTAAAAGCAGGTTACTTCCACAACCCCGTAGGTGAGTTGAATGGCGAACTGGATGTGTGGGAATACAACAGCGATGCTGCTGGTTTAGGTTTCTTTACCCGTGGTAACGATGTGGTAAAACGCCGTGTAGCCGTACAGTACACCACCCCCGATATGGGCGGTTTTACTGCCAAAGCCTATGTATCGCCCAGCGATAACAACCGTATGGATGATCAAAACAGTGCCAGTGGCAACGGTGCAGATAACAAACGTGTTGACCGTCCTGTTTACGGTGCATCTGCCAGCTACCAGCAACCCGGTGGTGGTTTCTTTGCAGATGTGGCGGGTACTGCAGTAAAACGTGGTGCAGGCAATGTTGAATTGGTGGCTCGTGAAGCCGATCCTAACAAAAAAGTAAGTGCCAAACACAAATATGGCTATCAGGCTTTGGCGCAAGCGGGTTTCCGTAATGACAACTTGACTGCAGGTTTGGCTTACCAATATTCACAAAATGTTGATGGTAAGATTGGTGACACAAGTGACAGAGGTACGGAATATTTGGCACGTTTCCATGAAGTGGCTGCAACTGCTGCTTATACCATTAACGACGCCGTAACTGTAAAAGGTAGTGCAGCCTATGGCTTTAATGCTAAAATCTTTGATACAGCAGATAATACCTTGACAAAAGATAAAGGTGTTAAATATGTTCAAGGTGTATTGGGTGCCGATTATCACCTGTCTAAACGTACCCAACTGAACAGCCAAATCGGTTATATTCAGTATGGTAGAAAAGAAGACAAAGACGCCATCGGTACTATCGGCGTGGGTGTAAAACACAAATTCTAA
- a CDS encoding YggS family pyridoxal phosphate-dependent enzyme gives MNDLSANRLKVLAQIQMAAAAAGRDAETVRLIAVGKTFPAADIATLYRAGQRDFGENYIQEWQQKAQDLRDSCPDLVWHIIGHIQSNKSRMVAGQAAWVHTLDSVKLARRLSHQRPSHLPPLQLCIEVNTSASTAKHGVAPNEVMALADEVAALPNVCLRGLMCVPTADNREQTVAEFALMRDLLAGLQQKYHQVDTLSMGMSGDLADAVAYGATMVRIGRAIFGSRS, from the coding sequence ATGAATGATTTATCAGCAAACCGATTAAAAGTGTTGGCACAAATTCAAATGGCAGCAGCGGCAGCGGGGCGCGATGCGGAAACCGTGCGTTTGATTGCAGTGGGTAAAACATTTCCCGCTGCCGATATTGCCACGCTGTATCGGGCAGGGCAGCGCGATTTTGGCGAGAATTATATTCAGGAATGGCAGCAAAAAGCGCAAGATTTGCGCGACAGTTGTCCTGATTTGGTGTGGCATATTATCGGGCATATTCAGTCTAATAAAAGCCGTATGGTGGCAGGGCAGGCAGCGTGGGTGCATACGCTGGACAGCGTGAAACTGGCACGGCGTTTGAGCCATCAACGTCCCAGCCATTTACCGCCTTTGCAGCTGTGTATTGAAGTGAATACCAGCGCTTCCACAGCCAAACACGGCGTTGCCCCTAATGAAGTGATGGCATTGGCAGATGAAGTGGCTGCCTTGCCAAATGTGTGTTTGCGTGGGCTGATGTGTGTACCCACGGCGGATAACCGTGAACAGACTGTGGCAGAGTTTGCTTTAATGCGCGATTTATTGGCAGGTTTGCAGCAGAAGTATCATCAAGTGGATACTTTATCGATGGGCATGAGTGGTGATTTGGCAGATGCGGTGGCGTATGGTGCAACCATGGTGCGGATAGGGCGGGCGATTTTCGGCAGCCGCAGCTAG
- a CDS encoding YdcH family protein — protein sequence MFPEYRNLITELKNKDAHFTRLFNEHNELDEKITNLEKDPVTGSSAEEEIHQLKVKKLALKDELYVILKKAADEAAE from the coding sequence ATGTTTCCCGAGTACCGTAATTTGATTACTGAATTGAAGAACAAAGACGCACATTTTACCCGTTTGTTTAATGAGCATAACGAATTGGATGAGAAAATTACCAATTTAGAAAAAGACCCTGTAACAGGTTCGTCTGCGGAAGAAGAAATTCATCAATTGAAAGTGAAAAAACTGGCTTTGAAAGACGAGCTGTATGTGATTTTGAAAAAAGCTGCAGATGAAGCAGCAGAATAA